One Fictibacillus halophilus genomic window, TGTTCGATCCTACAATATCACTAATCATTGGTTTCTCCTTTTTCTTAGCGGTAGGTTATGGCTCGATTCTCGTAACGCGTAACGAACTAACAATAGGAGATCTTGTATCTTTTACTAGTTATCTCGGATTGTTAATATGGCCTATGCTTGCATTTGGCTGGTTGTTTAATATCGTAGAGCGAGGAAGAGCTTCTTATGATCGTGTTGAATCACTTCTTGCTGTTAAAGAAGAGATAGAGGATAGTGGTTCAATCGAAAATAGTCCTAAAGGTGATATCTCATTTCAGTTGAAACAATTTTCATACACTGCAAACACTCCTGTTTTAAGTGATATATATTTCACTTTAAAACGGGGTCAGACACTTGGGATTGTCGGAAAGACAGGTAGTGGTAAAACAACGCTATGCAAGTTGTTACTGCGTGAATTCCCATTAAAATCAGAAGATATTATTATTGATGATCACGATATCTGTGATTATAAACTGCATGCATTAAGAAGTTCGATCGGCTATGTACCTCAAGATCATTTTTTATTTTCAGCTACTATAGCGGAAAACATTGCATTCTCTAAGATTGAATCACCTTTTTCGCAAATAAAAGAAGCTGCCGAACTCGCTTCAATTCATAGAGATATAACGCAATTTAAATACGGTTATGAAACGGTCGTAGGTGAGAGGGGAGTCACCCTTTCAGGGGGACAAAAACAAAGGATCTCTATTGCAAGAGCATTGATTAAGAGTCCGGAAATTTTAATTCTAGATGACTCACTTTCTGCAGTTGATGCAAAAACAGAGGAATCCATCCTTCAGCAATTGAAGAGCAAACGCCAAAATCAAACGACAATTATAACAGCTCATCGATTATCATCGGTCGCGCATTGCGATTTGATCATCGTTTTGGAAAATGGAACAATCGTACAACGAGGTACTCATTACAACTTGTTGAACGAAGAAGGATGGTACAAAGACACATATGAAAAACAAGCTTTGGAAACGCTGATTTCACAGGGAGGTGTAATCAAATGAGTGCCGAACAAGAACCAACACTTGATGAATTGCAGCAAATGAAGCAGTGGTCTGTTTTTAAAAGACTCATGTCTTATACAAAACCACACAAAAAGCGTTTGGCATTCGCCTTCTTTTTGTTATTAGTCGCAACTGCAGCTGAATTAACGGGTCCTATTCTCGTTAAAACGTTCATCGACGATTTTGTCACACCTCGAAATTTTGAACAAAGAGCTATGGTGATACTTGCTTCAGGATACATTGCATTGATCGTAATCTCAGCGGTTGTAAACTACGTTCAATTCGTTTTGTTCCAATCTGTAGCTCTAGATATTATTCAAACACTGCGAATCCAAGTGTTTACAAAGGTCCATTCGTTAGGATTAAAATTCTTTGACCGCACACCAGTTGGAAGCTTAGTATCGCGAATTACGAACGACACAGAGGCGGTAAAAGATCTTTATGTAAGTGTACTCTCAACGTTTGTTCAAAATATCGTATTTTTATTTGGTATTTTTGGGTTCATGTTCTATTTAAATGTAAAACTTGCTTTATTCTGTTTAGGGATCTTGCCGTTCATCGTTTTGATCATGTGGTTGTACCGTAAATATAGTTCCAGGTCGTTTTACGATATGAGAGAAAAACTTAGCCAGTTGAATGCAAAATTGAATGAATCTCTTCAAGGGATGTCAATCGTACAAGTGTTCAATCAACAAAAGAGACTTCGAAAAGAGTTTGCAAAAATCAATCAAGAGCATAATGATGCACAGATCAGAAATATTAAATACAACGGTTTGTTGCTAAGGCCTGCCG contains:
- a CDS encoding ABC transporter transmembrane domain-containing protein, whose product is MRVFLQLMWYFKQEKWRYLGGIVMLAFVSLGLLVPPKVVGLIVDHIEEGTVTEEILWKYAAVLIGIAIGIYVLRYIWRILIFGSAVKLAMLLRNRLYEHFTKKSQQFYHKRRVGDLMAHSTNDLQAIQQTAGDGVLTLVDSLMMGGFTLIAMATTISWKLTLVSLLPLPVMAWATNKYGTMLHKRFHSAQEAFSTLNDKVQESISGTRVIKAFGQERDDIDSFSDLSKDAVKKNMAVARIDSLFDPTISLIIGFSFFLAVGYGSILVTRNELTIGDLVSFTSYLGLLIWPMLAFGWLFNIVERGRASYDRVESLLAVKEEIEDSGSIENSPKGDISFQLKQFSYTANTPVLSDIYFTLKRGQTLGIVGKTGSGKTTLCKLLLREFPLKSEDIIIDDHDICDYKLHALRSSIGYVPQDHFLFSATIAENIAFSKIESPFSQIKEAAELASIHRDITQFKYGYETVVGERGVTLSGGQKQRISIARALIKSPEILILDDSLSAVDAKTEESILQQLKSKRQNQTTIITAHRLSSVAHCDLIIVLENGTIVQRGTHYNLLNEEGWYKDTYEKQALETLISQGGVIK